The following are encoded in a window of Persephonella sp. genomic DNA:
- a CDS encoding OmpH family outer membrane protein: MKRYFLFLVGLLFLTGSVLAQNIAYVDVQKVMNQSKKGQEFKKEIKSKVEYYQKKLDEIDKKISSIEKQLESPVLSEEAKKKKRKELTDLKSEGQKIQQEAEKELSQMKAKAERELIIQIREITEKYAKEKNIDLVFVGGAIGGVVYFDKSIDITDEILKRLDEEK, encoded by the coding sequence ATGAAAAGATATTTCTTATTCCTTGTAGGTTTGTTATTTTTAACAGGCAGTGTATTGGCTCAAAACATAGCATATGTTGATGTTCAAAAAGTTATGAACCAGTCAAAAAAAGGACAGGAGTTCAAAAAAGAAATAAAAAGCAAAGTTGAGTATTATCAGAAAAAACTTGATGAGATAGACAAAAAAATATCTTCCATTGAAAAACAACTTGAAAGTCCTGTCCTAAGTGAAGAAGCAAAAAAGAAAAAAAGAAAAGAACTTACTGATCTAAAGTCTGAAGGTCAAAAAATTCAGCAGGAAGCTGAAAAAGAGCTTTCACAGATGAAGGCAAAAGCAGAAAGAGAACTCATTATCCAGATAAGAGAAATTACAGAAAAGTACGCTAAAGAAAAAAATATAGACCTTGTTTTTGTAGGTGGTGCTATTGGAGGCGTAGTCTATTTTGACAAAAGCATAGACATAACAGACGAGATATTAAAAAGGCTTGATGAGGAAAAGTGA